One genomic window of Quercus robur chromosome 6, dhQueRobu3.1, whole genome shotgun sequence includes the following:
- the LOC126690421 gene encoding amino acid transporter AVT3C-like: MGFDKEASSSSLVLKVPPFPREDTPLLAKPRKLSSQSKTFANVFIAIVGSGVLGLPYTFKKTGWVFGSLMLFSVALLTYHCMMLLVQTRRKLESTLGFSKINSFGDLGFTVCGPLGRFSVDVMIVLAQAGFCVSYLIFIATTLAFLFNYEYSSWDFGLSPKSLFLWACFPFQLGLNSIPTLTHLAPLSIFADVVDLGAMGVVMVEDVMIFLQNRPALEAFGGLSVFLYGVGVAVYAFEGVGMVLPLESEAKDKDKFGKVLGLCMTFISLLYGGFGVLGYFAFGDETKDIITTNFGQGLISILVQLGLCVNLFFTMPLMMNPVYEVVERRFCDSRFCLWLRWVMVLVVSLVALLVPNFADFLSLVGSSVCVVLGFVLPALFHLLVFKVEMGWKGIVLDGCVLVLGVVIAVTGTWSSLMEILAPKA; the protein is encoded by the coding sequence ATGGGATTTGACAAGGAAGCAAGCTCATCCTCCCTTGTCCTAAAAGTCCCTCCTTTCCCACGAGAAGACACACCACTTTTAGCCAAACCTCGCAAACTCTCTTCCCAATCCAAGACCTTCGCCAATGTCTTCATCGCCATAGTTGGCTCAGGCGTGCTTGGCCTTCCTTACACTTTCAAAAAAACCGGATGGGTCTTCGGCTCTCTTATGCTTTTCTCTGTAGCCCTCCTCACCTACCACTGCATGATGCTTTTAGTCCAAACACGTCGCAAGCTTGAGTCTACCCTCGGCTTCTCTAAGATCAATTCCTTTGGTGACCTTGGTTTTACAGTCTGTGGACCCCTCGGTCGTTTCTCTGTTGATGTCATGATCGTTCTCGCTCAAGCTGGTTTCTGTGTCAGCTATTTGATTTTCATAGCAACCACTTTAGCTTTTCTCTTCAATTATGAATATAGCAGCTGGGATTTTGGTTTGTCACCgaaaagtttgtttctttggGCTTGTTTCCCTTTTCAGTTGGGGTTGAATTCGATTCCAACACTGACCCATTTGGCTCCTTTGAGTATTTTCGCTGATGTGGTCGATTTGGGAGCTATGGGGGTTGTGATGGTCGAGGacgtgatgatatttctccagaACAGACCAGCCTTGGAGGCTTTTGGAGGTTTGTCTGTTTTTCTTTATGGTGTGGGTGTGGCTGTGTATGCATTTGAAGGGGTAGGAATGGTTTTGCCGTTGGAATCAGAGGCAAAAGACAAAGACAAGTTTGGGAAAGTCTTGGGATTGTGTATGACTTTCATTTCTCTATTGTACGGTGGATTTGGAGTTCTGGGTTACTTCGCTTTTGGTGATGAAACCAAAGACATTATCACAACCAATTTTGGTCAAGGATTGATTAGCATTTTGGTTCAATTGGGTCTTTGTGTGAACCTCTTTTTCACCATGCCTCTGATGATGAACCCGGTTTATGAAGTGGTGGAGAGGCGCTTTTGTGACTCTAGGTTCTGTTTGTGGCTAAGGTGGGTGATGGTTTTGGTGGTGAGCTTGGTGGCTTTGTTGGTGCCTAATTTTGCAGATTTCTTGTCTCTTGTGGGGAGTAGCGTTTGTGTTGTTTTGGGGTTTGTGTTGCCTGCTTTGTTTCATTTGTTAGTGTTCAAGGTAGAGATGGGTTGGAAAGGGATTGTTTTGGATGGGTGCGTTCTGGTTTTGGGTGTGGTTATTGCAGTCACCGGAACCTGGTCTTCTCTAATGGAGATTCTTGCACCCAAAGCCTGA